The following proteins come from a genomic window of Stigmatopora nigra isolate UIUO_SnigA chromosome 9, RoL_Snig_1.1, whole genome shotgun sequence:
- the LOC144201455 gene encoding period circadian protein homolog 2-like isoform X3, which translates to MSEDSDSKHYCFSVLEDQDGNSACPASTSCTTVPRGQLQRMNGYGQGGPELGLASEGSDSSGQDPPRTAPRKHRKSCRSRSLPEEDVEMKSSGSSGSGTESHGNESHGNESNGHESTGSSNSNSKDSALLESSGSNKSSNSHSSSPPSSSNAFSLLSSEQDNPSTSGCSSQESAKAKAQKEVLKTLKQLKLQVPDEKRHGSKSTTLNTLKYALRCIKQVEANEEYYQLLMTNDSQPSGLDVSSYTIEEIDSITSEYTLKNNDIFAVAVSLNTGKIVYISEQAASILNCKMEVFNNSKFVEFMIPQDVSMFYSFTTPYRLPSWSMCTGAESFPPDSMQEKSFFCRISGSKECKGDMQYYPFRMTPYLMKVQVAAHAEDQFCCLLLAERVHSGYDAPRIPTDKRVFTTTHSPRCVFQDVDERAVPLLGYLPQDLIGTSLLLHVHPNDRPIMLAIHRKILQYAGQPFDHSSIRFCARNGEYVILDTSWSSFVNPWSLKVSFIVGRHNVRMGPVNEDIFMAPLSARSETKAMDSDIHEVTEQIHRLLLQPVLNSGSSGYRSLNSTDHRLGMTSSNDSLNNATKFHLQDDEEEDVISKARPRTFQEICKGVHLQKHQEQCKKSSKAAQKNLAVVRPMDASALPNLSWRENLMPMEESRSSSHNEMPLNDQTVYSYQQISCLDSVIRYLENCNVPFALKRKCQSSSNTTSSDDDKHKDGTTMRVSQAEEAFLNDQSALSTLDYPHKKSNDETRAVVGTSLPLPLPDKPESVVSITSQCSYRSTIVHVGDKKPQQESEMTEDAPGAGEAAECSHNPAQAAPAQAFSPRGQERESYKRMGLTKQVLAAHTQKEEQAFLLSFKELRRLTALKANCSQYLERHREKSGNDVPPAAKAGKKKAPETEPKVTRCSVRNKKTKSKRAKQTDSSDSAVSYPRHQQLRGPPLNTGLNPTSWSASDESQSAFPMAYPCYPLQAFPRDTSVMPSTNPPLQDFAANQGGLPCPPEVSVSHSSYTAPMVAPIMTLVLPNCIYPPLWPGPTQPMYLPETASFLSQGQPYQQPLFPANAAFMTPAMFNPRTPFTPQVGYVTPSFYFPPTTSEAPKAPAEGQSRASTPQSASPPLFQSRCSSPLNLFELELSGDRQDGTTLPSGGQGVNGTEREKTAAGGQAQEVNQENSRGDGNNSDNNSSSSGMLDIILQDDSYSGTSSATSGSMRSHSNDCGTSNSRTSNSGTSNSRTSNSGTSNSGTSKSGTSNSGTSSSGISGRRAGSNSSKYFGSVDSSQNSLTPRHALNLRLVADS; encoded by the exons ATGTCAGAAGATTCCGATTCCAAGCACTACTGCTTCTCAGTACTGGAGGACCAAGATGGCAATTCAGCCTGCCCGGCGTCCACCTCGTGCACCACTGTGCCGAGGGGGCAGCTGCAGCGGATGAACGGCTACGGTCAAGGCGGGCCCGAGTTGGGCTTGGCGTCGGAGGGCAGCGACAGTAGCGGCCAGGACCCTCCTCGCACCGCGCCGCGAAAGCATCGCAAGAGCTGTCGGTCCCGCTCGTTACCGGAGGAGGACGTGGAAATGAAGAGCAGCGGGTCCAGCGGTAGCGGGACCGAGTCCCACGGCAACGAGAGCCATGGGAATGAAAGCAATGGCCACGAGTCCACGGGCAGCTCCAACAGTAACAGCAAAGATTCCGCTTTATTGGAGTCTTCTGGAAGCAACAAGAG CTCAAACTCTCACAGTTCATCTCCTCCCAGTAGTTCCAATGCCTTCAGTTTGCTCAGCTCTGAGCAGGACAACCCTTCCACTAGTGGCTGCAG TAGTCAGGAATCGGCCAAAGCCAAGGCTCAGAAGGAAGTCCTGAAAACCCTGAAACAGCTGAAGCTCCAGGTGCCTGATGAAAAAAGACATGGCAGCAAGTCCACCACCTTGAATACCCTCAAGTATGCCCTGCGCTGCATCAAACAAGTGGAAG CCAATGAGGAGTATTATCAGCTACTGATGACCAATGACAGTCAACCTTCTGGCCTGGACGTATCCTCGTATACCATCGAAGAAATTGACAGCATAACATCTGAATACACCCTCAAAAACAAT GACATTTTTGCAGTGGCCGTGTCGCTCAACACGGGAAAGATTGTTTACATTTCCGAGCAAGCCGCCTCCATTCTGAATTGCAAAATGGAGGTGTTCAACAACAGCAAGTTTGTGGAATTCATGATCCCACAGGATGTCAGCATGTTCTACAGCTTCACCACACCATACCGGCTGCCATCTTGGAGCATGTGCACAGGAGCTG AGTCATTCCCGCCGGATTCCATGCAGGAGAAGTCCTTCTTTTGCCGTATCAG TGGTAGTAAAGAGTGTAAAGGCGACATGCAGTACTATCCTTTTCGAATGACTCCGTACTTGATGAAAGTACAAGTCGCTGCCCATGCCGAGGACCAGTTCTGCTGCCTCCTCCTGGCTGAGAGGGTTCACTCAGGTTATGACG CACCTCGAATTCCAACAGACAAGCGTGTTTTCACCACAACGCATTCCCCCCGTTGCGTTTTCCAGGATGTGGATGAACG AGCCGTTCCTCTCCTGGGTTATCTCCCCCAGGACCTGATTGGTACATCACTCCTCCTTCACGTGCATCCTAATGATAGGCCCATCATGCTGGCCATTCACAGAAAGA TCCTACAATACGCCGGGCAGCCATTTGACCACTCGTCAATACGATTCTGCGCTCGCAATGGGGAATATGTCATCCTGGATACCAGCTGGTCCAGCTTTGTCAACCCATGGAGCCTTAAAGTGTCCTTTATAGTCGGGAGACACAATGTTCGAAT GGGCCCCGTGAACGAGGACATATTCATGGCACCGCTTTCTGCTAGATCTGAAACAAAGGCCATGGACTCGGACATCCATGAGGTCACTGAACAGATCCACAGACTCCTCCTGCAG CCGGTTCTTAACAGCGGGTCCAGTGGCTACAGGAGTCTCAACAGCACGGATCATCGTCTGGGTATGACCTCCTCTAACGACAGCCTTAACAACGCCACCAAGTTCCATCTCCAGGACGACGAGGAGGAAGATGTGATCAGTAAAGCCCGGCCG CGAACCTTCCAGGAAATCTGTAAGGGCGTCCATCTCCAGAAGCACCAGGaacagtgcaaaaaaagcaGCA AAGCTGCTCAGAAGAACCTGGCAGTGGTGCGGCCTATGGACGCATCTGCCCTACCCAACCTTAGCTGGAGAGAGAACCTGATGCCGATGGAAGAGAGCAGGTCTTCTTCCCACAACGAGATGCCGCTCAATGACCAGACGGTCTATTCTTACCAACAAATTAGCTGTCTGGACAGTGTTATCAG GTACTTGGAAAATTGCAATGTCCCCTTTGCTTTAAAGAGGAAATGCCAATCGTCGTCTAACACTACATCATCTGATGATGACAAACACAAAGACGGCACCACAATGCGAGTTTCTCAAG CAGAAGAAGCCTTTTTGAATGATCAGTCCGCGCTCTCCACTTTGGATTATCCACATAAAAAATCCAATGATGAAACCAGAGCAGTAGTGGGCACTTCTCTGCCCCTTCCTCTACCTGATAAACCAGAAAGTGTGGTATCCATCACCAGCCAGTGTAGCTACAGGAGCACCATAGTCCATGTTGGGGACAAGAAACCTCAACAAGAATCAG AGATGACAGAGGACGCACCAGGAGCGGGAGAGGCGGCAGAATGCAGCCACAACCCGGCACAGGCAGCTCCAGCTCAGGCCTTTTCGCCTCGCGGCCAAGAGAGGGAGTCCTACAAGAGAATGGGTTTGACCAAGCAGGTTTTGGCCGCCCACACCCAGAAGGAAGAACAGGCTTTCTTGTTGAGCTTCAAGGAACTTCGCAGACTTACGGCCCTTAAAGCCAACTGCTCGCAGTACCTGGAGCGCCACAGAGAAAAGAGCGGCAATGACG TGCCGCCAGCTGCTAAAGCCGGGAAGAAAAAGGCCCCGGAGACTGAACCTAAAGTGACACGATGCAGTGTACGCAACAAGAAGACCAAATCCAAGCGCGCCAAGCAGACCGATAGTTCAGATAGCGCCGTGTCGTATCCCAGACATCAGCAACTGCGAGGTCCCCCCCTTAACACGGGCCTCAACCCCACATCCTGGTCGGCTTCTGACGAATCTCAGTCTGCTTTCCCAATGGCTTACCCTTGCTACCCTCTCCAGGCGTTCCCCAGAGATACTTCTGTTATGCCCTCTACAAACCCCCCTCTGCAGGACTTTGCGGCCAATCAAGGGGGCCTTCCTTGCCCACCAGAGGTCTCGGTCTCGCATTCCTCCTACACTGCCCCAATGGTCGCCCCCATAATGACTCTGGTGCTCCCTAATTGCATTTACCCTCCTTTATGGCCTGGGCCTACACAACCCATGTACCTTCCAGAGACTGCCAGTTTCCTCAGCCAAGGCCAACCTTACCAACAACCCCTCTTCCCAGCAAATGCGGCCTTCATGACTCCGGCCATGTTCAACCCCCGGACACCTTTCACGCCTCAAGTGGGCTATGTGACGCCATCGTTTTATTTCCCTCCAACTACTTCGGAAGCTCCCAAGGCACCAGCCGAGGGCCAATCCCGAGCCTCCACGCCGCAGTCGGCTTCGCCTCCACTCTTCCAGTCTCGATGCAGCTCCCCTCTGAACTTGTTTGAATTGGAGCTTTCCGGGGATCGACAGGATGGCACGACGCTTCCCTCCGGAGGTCAAGGCGTCAATGGGACCGAACGGGAGAAGACGGCAGCCGGGGGCCAAGCCCAAGAGGTCAATCAG GAGAACTCTCGCGGGGACGGCAACAACAGCGACAACAACTCGTCCTCCAGCGGCATGCTGGACATCATCCTGCAGGACGACTCGTATTCGGGAACTAGCTCGGCCACGTCGGGGTCCATGCGCTCACACTCCAATGACTGTGGGACCTCCAACAGCAGGACGTCCAACAGTGGGACGTCCAACAGTAGGACGTCCAATAGCGGGACGTCCAATAGCGGGACGTCCAAAAGCGGCACATCCAACAGCGGAACTTCGTCAAGCGGGATTTCCGGACGCAGAGCAG GTAGCAACAGCAGCAAATATTTTGGTAGCGTGGACTCATCGCAGAATAGCTTGACCCCTCGGCACGCTCTCAACCTCCGACTGGTAGCAGAcagttaa
- the LOC144201455 gene encoding period circadian protein homolog 2-like isoform X4: MSEDSDSKHYCFSVLEDQDGNSACPASTSCTTVPRGQLQRMNGYGQGGPELGLASEGSDSSGQDPPRTAPRKHRKSCRSRSLPEEDVEMKSSGSSGSGTESHGNESHGNESNGHESTGSSNSNSKDSALLESSGSNKSSNSHSSSPPSSSNAFSLLSSEQDNPSTSGCSSQESAKAKAQKEVLKTLKQLKLQVPDEKRHGSKSTTLNTLKYALRCIKQVEANEEYYQLLMTNDSQPSGLDVSSYTIEEIDSITSEYTLKNNDIFAVAVSLNTGKIVYISEQAASILNCKMEVFNNSKFVEFMIPQDVSMFYSFTTPYRLPSWSMCTGAESFPPDSMQEKSFFCRISGSKECKGDMQYYPFRMTPYLMKVQVAAHAEDQFCCLLLAERVHSGYDAPRIPTDKRVFTTTHSPRCVFQDVDERAVPLLGYLPQDLIGTSLLLHVHPNDRPIMLAIHRKILQYAGQPFDHSSIRFCARNGEYVILDTSWSSFVNPWSLKVSFIVGRHNVRMGPVNEDIFMAPLSARSETKAMDSDIHEVTEQIHRLLLQPVLNSGSSGYRSLNSTDHRLGMTSSNDSLNNATKFHLQDDEEEDVISKARPRTFQEICKGVHLQKHQEQCKKSSKAAQKNLAVVRPMDASALPNLSWRENLMPMEESRSSSHNEMPLNDQTVYSYQQISCLDSVIRYLENCNVPFALKRKCQSSSNTTSSDDDKHKDGTTMRVSQEEAFLNDQSALSTLDYPHKKSNDETRAVVGTSLPLPLPDKPESVVSITSQCSYRSTIVHVGDKKPQQESEMTEDAPGAGEAAECSHNPAQAAPAQAFSPRGQERESYKRMGLTKQVLAAHTQKEEQAFLLSFKELRRLTALKANCSQYLERHREKSGNDVPPAAKAGKKKAPETEPKVTRCSVRNKKTKSKRAKQTDSSDSAVSYPRHQQLRGPPLNTGLNPTSWSASDESQSAFPMAYPCYPLQAFPRDTSVMPSTNPPLQDFAANQGGLPCPPEVSVSHSSYTAPMVAPIMTLVLPNCIYPPLWPGPTQPMYLPETASFLSQGQPYQQPLFPANAAFMTPAMFNPRTPFTPQVGYVTPSFYFPPTTSEAPKAPAEGQSRASTPQSASPPLFQSRCSSPLNLFELELSGDRQDGTTLPSGGQGVNGTEREKTAAGGQAQEVNQENSRGDGNNSDNNSSSSGMLDIILQDDSYSGTSSATSGSMRSHSNDCGTSNSRTSNSGTSNSRTSNSGTSNSGTSKSGTSNSGTSSSGISGRRAGSNSSKYFGSVDSSQNSLTPRHALNLRLVADS; the protein is encoded by the exons ATGTCAGAAGATTCCGATTCCAAGCACTACTGCTTCTCAGTACTGGAGGACCAAGATGGCAATTCAGCCTGCCCGGCGTCCACCTCGTGCACCACTGTGCCGAGGGGGCAGCTGCAGCGGATGAACGGCTACGGTCAAGGCGGGCCCGAGTTGGGCTTGGCGTCGGAGGGCAGCGACAGTAGCGGCCAGGACCCTCCTCGCACCGCGCCGCGAAAGCATCGCAAGAGCTGTCGGTCCCGCTCGTTACCGGAGGAGGACGTGGAAATGAAGAGCAGCGGGTCCAGCGGTAGCGGGACCGAGTCCCACGGCAACGAGAGCCATGGGAATGAAAGCAATGGCCACGAGTCCACGGGCAGCTCCAACAGTAACAGCAAAGATTCCGCTTTATTGGAGTCTTCTGGAAGCAACAAGAG CTCAAACTCTCACAGTTCATCTCCTCCCAGTAGTTCCAATGCCTTCAGTTTGCTCAGCTCTGAGCAGGACAACCCTTCCACTAGTGGCTGCAG TAGTCAGGAATCGGCCAAAGCCAAGGCTCAGAAGGAAGTCCTGAAAACCCTGAAACAGCTGAAGCTCCAGGTGCCTGATGAAAAAAGACATGGCAGCAAGTCCACCACCTTGAATACCCTCAAGTATGCCCTGCGCTGCATCAAACAAGTGGAAG CCAATGAGGAGTATTATCAGCTACTGATGACCAATGACAGTCAACCTTCTGGCCTGGACGTATCCTCGTATACCATCGAAGAAATTGACAGCATAACATCTGAATACACCCTCAAAAACAAT GACATTTTTGCAGTGGCCGTGTCGCTCAACACGGGAAAGATTGTTTACATTTCCGAGCAAGCCGCCTCCATTCTGAATTGCAAAATGGAGGTGTTCAACAACAGCAAGTTTGTGGAATTCATGATCCCACAGGATGTCAGCATGTTCTACAGCTTCACCACACCATACCGGCTGCCATCTTGGAGCATGTGCACAGGAGCTG AGTCATTCCCGCCGGATTCCATGCAGGAGAAGTCCTTCTTTTGCCGTATCAG TGGTAGTAAAGAGTGTAAAGGCGACATGCAGTACTATCCTTTTCGAATGACTCCGTACTTGATGAAAGTACAAGTCGCTGCCCATGCCGAGGACCAGTTCTGCTGCCTCCTCCTGGCTGAGAGGGTTCACTCAGGTTATGACG CACCTCGAATTCCAACAGACAAGCGTGTTTTCACCACAACGCATTCCCCCCGTTGCGTTTTCCAGGATGTGGATGAACG AGCCGTTCCTCTCCTGGGTTATCTCCCCCAGGACCTGATTGGTACATCACTCCTCCTTCACGTGCATCCTAATGATAGGCCCATCATGCTGGCCATTCACAGAAAGA TCCTACAATACGCCGGGCAGCCATTTGACCACTCGTCAATACGATTCTGCGCTCGCAATGGGGAATATGTCATCCTGGATACCAGCTGGTCCAGCTTTGTCAACCCATGGAGCCTTAAAGTGTCCTTTATAGTCGGGAGACACAATGTTCGAAT GGGCCCCGTGAACGAGGACATATTCATGGCACCGCTTTCTGCTAGATCTGAAACAAAGGCCATGGACTCGGACATCCATGAGGTCACTGAACAGATCCACAGACTCCTCCTGCAG CCGGTTCTTAACAGCGGGTCCAGTGGCTACAGGAGTCTCAACAGCACGGATCATCGTCTGGGTATGACCTCCTCTAACGACAGCCTTAACAACGCCACCAAGTTCCATCTCCAGGACGACGAGGAGGAAGATGTGATCAGTAAAGCCCGGCCG CGAACCTTCCAGGAAATCTGTAAGGGCGTCCATCTCCAGAAGCACCAGGaacagtgcaaaaaaagcaGCA AAGCTGCTCAGAAGAACCTGGCAGTGGTGCGGCCTATGGACGCATCTGCCCTACCCAACCTTAGCTGGAGAGAGAACCTGATGCCGATGGAAGAGAGCAGGTCTTCTTCCCACAACGAGATGCCGCTCAATGACCAGACGGTCTATTCTTACCAACAAATTAGCTGTCTGGACAGTGTTATCAG GTACTTGGAAAATTGCAATGTCCCCTTTGCTTTAAAGAGGAAATGCCAATCGTCGTCTAACACTACATCATCTGATGATGACAAACACAAAGACGGCACCACAATGCGAGTTTCTCAAG AAGAAGCCTTTTTGAATGATCAGTCCGCGCTCTCCACTTTGGATTATCCACATAAAAAATCCAATGATGAAACCAGAGCAGTAGTGGGCACTTCTCTGCCCCTTCCTCTACCTGATAAACCAGAAAGTGTGGTATCCATCACCAGCCAGTGTAGCTACAGGAGCACCATAGTCCATGTTGGGGACAAGAAACCTCAACAAGAATCAG AGATGACAGAGGACGCACCAGGAGCGGGAGAGGCGGCAGAATGCAGCCACAACCCGGCACAGGCAGCTCCAGCTCAGGCCTTTTCGCCTCGCGGCCAAGAGAGGGAGTCCTACAAGAGAATGGGTTTGACCAAGCAGGTTTTGGCCGCCCACACCCAGAAGGAAGAACAGGCTTTCTTGTTGAGCTTCAAGGAACTTCGCAGACTTACGGCCCTTAAAGCCAACTGCTCGCAGTACCTGGAGCGCCACAGAGAAAAGAGCGGCAATGACG TGCCGCCAGCTGCTAAAGCCGGGAAGAAAAAGGCCCCGGAGACTGAACCTAAAGTGACACGATGCAGTGTACGCAACAAGAAGACCAAATCCAAGCGCGCCAAGCAGACCGATAGTTCAGATAGCGCCGTGTCGTATCCCAGACATCAGCAACTGCGAGGTCCCCCCCTTAACACGGGCCTCAACCCCACATCCTGGTCGGCTTCTGACGAATCTCAGTCTGCTTTCCCAATGGCTTACCCTTGCTACCCTCTCCAGGCGTTCCCCAGAGATACTTCTGTTATGCCCTCTACAAACCCCCCTCTGCAGGACTTTGCGGCCAATCAAGGGGGCCTTCCTTGCCCACCAGAGGTCTCGGTCTCGCATTCCTCCTACACTGCCCCAATGGTCGCCCCCATAATGACTCTGGTGCTCCCTAATTGCATTTACCCTCCTTTATGGCCTGGGCCTACACAACCCATGTACCTTCCAGAGACTGCCAGTTTCCTCAGCCAAGGCCAACCTTACCAACAACCCCTCTTCCCAGCAAATGCGGCCTTCATGACTCCGGCCATGTTCAACCCCCGGACACCTTTCACGCCTCAAGTGGGCTATGTGACGCCATCGTTTTATTTCCCTCCAACTACTTCGGAAGCTCCCAAGGCACCAGCCGAGGGCCAATCCCGAGCCTCCACGCCGCAGTCGGCTTCGCCTCCACTCTTCCAGTCTCGATGCAGCTCCCCTCTGAACTTGTTTGAATTGGAGCTTTCCGGGGATCGACAGGATGGCACGACGCTTCCCTCCGGAGGTCAAGGCGTCAATGGGACCGAACGGGAGAAGACGGCAGCCGGGGGCCAAGCCCAAGAGGTCAATCAG GAGAACTCTCGCGGGGACGGCAACAACAGCGACAACAACTCGTCCTCCAGCGGCATGCTGGACATCATCCTGCAGGACGACTCGTATTCGGGAACTAGCTCGGCCACGTCGGGGTCCATGCGCTCACACTCCAATGACTGTGGGACCTCCAACAGCAGGACGTCCAACAGTGGGACGTCCAACAGTAGGACGTCCAATAGCGGGACGTCCAATAGCGGGACGTCCAAAAGCGGCACATCCAACAGCGGAACTTCGTCAAGCGGGATTTCCGGACGCAGAGCAG GTAGCAACAGCAGCAAATATTTTGGTAGCGTGGACTCATCGCAGAATAGCTTGACCCCTCGGCACGCTCTCAACCTCCGACTGGTAGCAGAcagttaa